The Vitis vinifera cultivar Pinot Noir 40024 chromosome 16, ASM3070453v1 DNA segment aacacaATATTTActcaaaatattatgtaaatgaaaaacttaaaaataatatatatttgttttttaaaaaatatttttagtcataATTAAAGGTCATCTACTCAACATGTTGGTGGGAATGGTATATAAGTCAATGCCTGCTTTGCTCACAAATCAAAAACCAAAACTTGCTAATCCTTGTTATTACACACTATCCTTGCTCTGTGTTGAACATGGCTACAAGCCCCTTTcgatattttatttccctttttctgCTTTTGCTCTGTTTCGAAGCCTGTTTGAGGGTGGGTGATGCTACAGTTGGGTGCAGAGAGAGGGAGAGGCAAGCTCTCCTTCACTTCAAACAAGGTGTTGTCGATGACGATGGAGTGCTTTCTTCATGGGGGAATGGGGAAGACAAAAGAGATTGTTGCAAATGGGCAGGAGTGGAGTGTAACAACCAGACGGGTCATGTGATCAGGCTTGATCTTCATGACCAATCTTTGGGAGGTAAGATATCTCAGCTTGGTCCTTCATTGGCAGAGTTGCAGCACTTGAAGCATTTGAACCTCAGCTATAATGATTTTAAAGgtaattatatacatatatacctTGTGAAAATTCATCAGCTTGTCTCAGCAGAATATAATTCTCTCTTTTCCCAATTTTACAGGAATTCTTCCCACTCAACTTGGAAATCTTTCCAATTTGCAATCCCTTGATCTCGGCAGTAATTATGGGCATATGAGCTGTGAGAACCTTGACTGGCTTTCTCACCTTCCTTCGTTAACACACCTTGACTTGAGTGGGGTTTATCTTAGTAAAGCAATCCACTGGCCACAAGCAATTAATAAAATGCCTTCCCTAACTGAGTTATACTTGAGTGATACTCAGCTTCCTCCGATTATTCCAACAATATCCATTTCCCATATTAATTCTTCTACTTCTCTTGCTGTGCTTCATCTCTCCTTGAATGGTCTCACTTCTTCAATATACCCATGGTTGTTCAACTTCAGTAGCAGCCTTGTTCATCTTGACCTCTCTATGACTGATCTAAATGAATTAATTCCGGATGCTTTTGGAAACATGACTACTCTGGCATATCTTGATCTCTCTTGGAACGAGCTATGTGGTTCAATTCCGGATGCTTTTGGAAACATGACTACTCTGGCATATCTTGATCTCTCTTTGAACGAGCTACGTGGTTCAATTCCGGATGCTTTTGGAGACATGACTACTCTGGCACACCTTGACCTTCATTCTAATCATCTAAATGGATCAATTCCGGATGCTTTTGGAAACATGACTAGTCTGGCATATCTTGATCTCTCTTCGAATCAACTTGAAGGTGAGATTCCGAAATCCTTGACAGATTTATGTAATTTACAGGAATTATCTCGGAACAATCTCACTGGACTGAAGGAAAAAGATTATCTGGCCTGCCCTAATCACACATTAGAGGTTTTAGATTTATCTTATAATCAATTGAAAGGGTCATTTCCCGATCTTTCTGGATTTTCACAGTTGAGAGAATTAGATCTTGAATTCAATCAACTAAATGGAACTTTACCTGAAAGTATTGGACAACTAGCTCAACTTCAAGTGTTGTCCATTCGTTCAAATTCATTGCGAGGCACTGTCTCGGCAAACCACCTTTTTGGTCTCTCCAACCTGTCTTACTTAGACTTATCTTTCAACTCCCTTACATTCAACATAAGCCTTGAGCAAGTTCCCCAATTTCGAGCCTCAGGTATAATGTTGGCCTCTTGCAAATTAGGCCCACGTTTTCCTAATTGGCTTCAAACTCAAGAATTTTTTAGCGAACTTGATATCTCTGCTTCTGGAATTTCAGATGTCATTCCCAATTGGTTTTGGAATTTAACTTCAGATTTAAAATCGTTAAACATTTCCAACAATCACATCTCAGGGACATTGCCCAATTTAACTTCATATCCATCTTATTTGGGAATGGATATGAGTTCAAATTGCTTGGAAGGTTCAATACCACAATCTGTTTTCAATGCTAGATGGTTGGATCTCTCCAAGAACTTGTTTTCAGGCATTTCTTTATCGTGTGGGACTCCTAATCAGCCTGGTTGGGGTTTGGCTCATCTTGACCTCTCAAATAATCGACTGTCAGGAGAACTACCCAATTGTTGGGAGCAGTGGAAAGAATTAATTGTTCTTAATTTggcaaataataatttttctggGAAAATTAAAGATTCAATTGGCTTGTTACATGGGATGCAAACATTGCATTTACGTAACAATAGTTTTACTGGAGCACTGCCTTCATCCTTAAAGAACTGCAGAGCTTTGCGTCTTATAGatttgggaaaaaataaattgtcagGAAAAATAACAGCATGGATGGGAGGAAGTCTGTCAGATTTGGTCGTTCTCAACCTCAGATCTAATGAATTTAATGGAAGCATACCTTCAAGTCTTTGTCAACTGAAACAGATTCAAATGTTGGACCTCTCTAGCAACAATCTATCAGGAAAGATACCAAAATGTCTCAAAAATTTAACTGCCATGGCTCAACAAGGAAGTCCGGTCCTTTCTTATGTAGCATTTTACGGTTTGGATATCCCACATTACTATGTTGATAGTACATTGGTTcaatggaaaggaaaagaacaagAGTACAAGAACACTCTTGAACTCATCAAGAGCATTGATTTTTCAAGCAATAAATTAATTGGTGAAATTCCTATAGAAGTAACTGATTTGGTAGAATTGGTGTCATTGAATTTATCAAGAAACAATTTGATTGGATCAATCCCTACAACAATTGGTCAATTGAAATTATTGGATTTTCTTGATCTATCTCAAAACCAACTTAATGGTAGAATTCCGGATACTCTTTCTCAAATAGCCGATCTAAGTGTTTTAGACCTATCAAATAACACCTTGTCAGGTAAAATTCCATTAGGCACTCAATTACAAAGCTTTGATGCCTCCACATATGAGGGAAATCCTGGACTTTGTGGACCACCTCTTTTGAAAAGGTGTCCTGAAGATGAACTTGGGGGAGTCTCCTTCACTAGTGGTCTTAGTAGTAAAAAAGAGGACATTCAAGATGATGCAAATAATATATGGTTTTATGGAAATATTGTTCTTGGATTCATCATCGGATTTTGGGGAGTTTGCGGCACTTTACTATTCAATAGTTCATGGAGATATGCCTATTTCCAGTTCTTGAGCAAGATAAAGGATTGGTTGTACGTGACAACAATAGTAAATATGAATAGAATACGAAGGAGCCTGCAAGGTTAAATGGTAAGACTTCTCAAATTCTCTTTTTAGTTTTTCGGGTAAAATGTGTTAACTTCTATTTATTATCCAacaattaagaataaaaagtaCACTTTATGCTACTACTCAAATCCCTCTTCTATTATTTGATTGACCTTCCACAATATATTGATGAAAGCTTAGATTTTGCAAATAGAAGCATCGATAAAATAAGCAAGCCTAGAAGATTTTAATATACTTTTTTGTAATAGTTGTGCATATTTAGCTTTCATTGTGTGAAGATTAATCTTATAGGTCAAGGATCATTGTTAAAGAATTATGATTATcagtatttttatttctatcttACTTCAAgttacaattttttcttttaaatgttaaGTTAATTTGTTGTCTTCAAATATTATAAGTACATTAAAAGTTCAATTGTAAGTAACATACTAAAACCTTCCTTTCTACTAATCAAGAAGAGTAACTCTGGAACTAAGAAATTATTCCAAATTGATGAATGTTGTTGCATTTCATCTTTGTATTACAGGACTTCAGATGGGTTGCATCTCAAGGATTAGTAGGTGATATATGCTTTTGAGTAACGGGAGTATTTATGATGGGATAATTACATGCCTTAATGCAAAAGCTTGCCATCGGATAAATGACATCGGCTTGTATTAAGTTTGCTTATTTGGTAGTTAGCATGACTTTAAGTTTCTCGTGTTATATTCTATTTAGAACTTTTTAAACATTAATTCTTGCTATTATATGTACGACTTTGTATTTTGTTGctctaaaatttatttgttatttttgtagAATCAAATATTAAAGGCCTTTGTAGGGGGATGCTAAAAAATACTTCAtcttagaaaaatatttttttttttgctcaaaaACAAAGTTTATTTTTGGGGAAATGCAATGTGATAATACCCATTAGTACGAAATGGGATATGCTACTACTGAAAACAGAGCACTCTGTTTTTCTGGTGCTCAAGCATGAAAGCTACTGTAACACAGAGAGGTCTGATTTCCAACCGTGAATCAAATTGCTTGAGGTACTTCATATGCAGATTGATGGAAGTCACTTTGGGCATCAATCATCTTCAGGGGACGATGATGATGGGAATTGGATCAGCGGTGGTAAAGACCAACTATGGAAAGTTTATTAAAAAGCtcccatttctttattttggtttCTGCTTTTGTAAATAACAGTGTTATCCAAAATTTGTGTTGGTTGCTCAAGTTTTGTAAAAGCTATTCAACCAATACGAATCGCTACATAATATGCATTTTGCAGAAGATCTGTGATGATTTGGAGCTCTCTCCAATGCTATACCAGGTTAGAATTGAAATAAGCATCTTATTTAGGAATAGTTAACAACGACGAAGAAATGCAATCTATATGTGTTTTTTGTTCCACTGAATTTTGTAGTAATCAACTTATGGAAGAAGTTAGAGCTGTTGGAGAAGAAAGTGCTCTTCATGTTTGCTCAAACAATTCAGAGGGAAGTTTAGTGAGacaatttttaactttatttccATTTACTCTTTGTCATGAGAGCAATTTTTGTGCTTAATTGGAGCTTGAGCTTTTGCTTTGGTAGTTGTGAAGTTGCAAACTGTTATTGGAATAAGAAGCCTCTACTTTTGCTTGTTACtgaatatgaatatatttttttttaagaagtaaATTTGCTAattattgttctttttcttAGGCACCCAAGAAAAGAGTATGTACTTTTAGCAAAGACCAAGAGGAAACTATTAGAGCTTTATTTGAGCAGTGAGTGCTTAATTTGTTCTTTTTGGTGGCATATGCATGTAGTCTTAAATTTGATTTCCTTCTGCATAATTGATGCTGAATATTGTGATTTTAGAAAGATTAATGCTAGTGCTCTTTTcgtcttttaaattaaattagatttgTTTATGTATAGGTTTAAAGACCATAAAAGGTGCACCTACATGATTGTAAGTGCTCTAGATGGTGATGATACGCTCATAGCTGCCCAAGTTTCCTATAAACTTAAGCAACAATTAGCTTATGTTCCTCATCAGAAAAGAGCTGAAGACAACTTGCATTTGAGAGATGAAGATCTTAATGGCTGTGATATAGCCAAAGCATAGTATTCCAACGATGAAACGTTGTTTTCCCTAAGAAAAAGGTAACTATATCTTTATGAATTTCATGTAATTTTGTGAATTAATCTTATTtgtgtgatatcccacatcgaaTGGGGGGAAatttgtgttatatatataggttctcttagacatgttttaaagccCATGCAAGCCCCTTAAGCTCCTTAAAACTTTGTCACATTGTCAATTGCATCTCTGTGGTTGCAGACTTGTCGTATATTTGCCTATATTTGTCAAGTACTAATCATAAATTCATAACACTCAAGACTTAATCCAActgacatgttttttttttactaaatacaACCTGTTGTCATTCACTACCATAGGTTGGccacaaaatttcaaactttccaTTCTTTAGGGCCCATGTTTGCCCTTTTCTGGTTCAGACCCAATCATCTTTGGTACTCATGTATGGTTTCTGTTTCTAGGTTCTCACGATCGAGTGCATTAATTGctacttctttctttctttctttctttctttcttttggttcTTGCCTCTAGTCCATCTTCTCACATCATGTTCTCCTTGCTGCTGatcattttctttcttgattACCCATCATTCTGTACCTTAGGGCATAATAAGTCTCCTGGCTGCCTTAAGAAATTTGTGCAACAATATGCATCAATCAAACAATACATCCCAGAATCATCTCTCCGTTCATGTTAGGATCCATGCTTTGgttcatttataaatttgaaataaggcaattaagaatgaaattgaAGATAATTATCCAAGACTTTCTAAGTAAAGTGGAATATAAAAAAGGATATCCAATAGATTTCAGGTAGTTGATAAATGTTTTCTTGAATTTAgttgtatttaaaatatttcttctcAATATTGATAGATTTAATTTCTAAGGTGAATCAAGCACATGTTTCTCTTTTTGGGTAAGCTTATTCAGCTATATGATTTGTAACTAAAATCCCGATTGACATTGTAGGCGCAAGGAGAAGCATAGATTACCGAGTAAAGAGGTACCAGAACAGAAGATTAAAGAAAAGCTTTTGCAAAGTTTCGGTGATGAAACCCTAAGCTCTGTTATGAAgtaactttctttctttctctctctctccaaaaacactaaaacaaaCATCAagatgtttttcttttgtaatatgcatgtctttttttcttctttctaagATTCAACCTTCAATATAAATTATTCTTCCATGTTGCGTTGATGAAAACCTGTTTGTGACACCTTCCATTTCTGCATGAACTTTAGTTGAGGTTATATTCggcttttgttatttttattttttaattctctaCTGCTTACATGCTTCTTGTATCCGAACAGGCGAATTGTTCATGCAGTTGAATTTTGCAACATTTTCTTATTGTTCGGGGCTTAAGCTTCTgttcattttttcattattatatttttatgcttTGTTTTTACGACTAATCCTATACCACACAGTGAAGTGATCACAGAGAATGACTGGAAATTTGTCCAGCTTGGGCTTGCTCTATTTTAGAACATTTTAGCCATTCAAGACATCTCGTTGCAGTAGAAGGCTAGGAGTCTGCATGCCACTCAATTTTTATCTCTGAGTAACCAATTTTTGGAGCTGTTATTCTTCATTGATTTAGAAGATGAGCTGTTATTTTTTGGGAAATCTGTGTTATAATGCACAATAGTATGAATTGGGATATGCTACTACTGAAAACAGAGCAATCTGTTTTTGTGGTGTCCAAGCATGAAAGCTATTGTCACACAGCAAGGTCTGATTTCCAACTGTGAATCAAATTGCTCGAGGTACTTCATATGCAAATTGCTGCAAGTCGCTTTGGCCATCAATCACCTTCAGAGGATGATAATATTGGGATTGCAGCGAAGGTTTGGGTGTTTGTCACAATGCCTGTTGAGGCGTCATCAGATGATATTTAATGACAGATGGGTTATCTATGGGGTTTGAAGTCTCATTACATGTGGCAACACAGTTCTCGATATTTAATGACAGAATGGTAAGCGAACTTTATGCGTAGTTTTTTCCCTTCTCATGGGTTCAATTGTAAGTGTCCCAATTCTCAAACAGATGAATAATGGATGGTGAAAGTATCCTACACATCATAGAACAAAGAACAAGGAACAAGGATTAGGAGTTCCCTTTACCTCTTGGAAATTTGACACATCCATCTCAAATTTCACTACTTGCATTTTCTTTTGGGAAGTTTTTATTGAAGACAGAATAATAAATTTGCATATAGCTCTGTGATATCTGTCTAACCATCCTGGCTTTTCCATTTTGCAGATTTGCATGGTAGATTTAGTGCTTAAACTATCACTGGAAGATTCTAAAGACCCTCAAACAGCTCACATCCTTCTTTACAAGTTAGATTTATGATCAGACTGATCAAAGGTTGACTCATTTTCCCTTGAATCTGATCAAAACCTTCTGACTCTCATGCTAACCCAAAAGGTTTCCCCTTTCATTTCAACAACTTAGAAGTTCATTGTTGATGATGATGTTGCtgttatatttattattattacaactAATTTGATAAgcaattattgttattatttttctttatcttataACACAATCATATGATAAATGGGAGAATATAATGTCATGACTGCATTGAAATTCTTGACCAAACagaaaaatgggaaattttGCTGTCTATTTTAAAGCATTGTAATCAATATAGGGTATCATGATGATGAATCAAGTCAACCTTGCCCCTACATTTTTGTGGTTATGAATGCGTTGAAAGAAAGTAATATTTCATTCTGTGAATCAAACAGGCCATTAATTCTTCGAAGACTGATATATCGCTGGGACGATGATGTAAACGGCACTCACCAATGGGTTCCTGAATGGGCTGCAGTTTCTAATCCATGTGATATTGCTGGGGCTTGCGGTGTGTAGCTTGGACTGAAGCAAAACTAATGCCTCTT contains these protein-coding regions:
- the LOC100247451 gene encoding receptor-like protein EIX2 isoform X3, which translates into the protein MATSPFRYFISLFLLLLCFEACLRVGDATVGCRERERQALLHFKQGVVDDDGVLSSWGNGEDKRDCCKWAGVECNNQTGHVIRLDLHDQSLGGKISQLGPSLAELQHLKHLNLSYNDFKGILPTQLGNLSNLQSLDLGSNYGHMSCENLDWLSHLPSLTHLDLSGVYLSKAIHWPQAINKMPSLTELYLSDTQLPPIIPTISISHINSSTSLAVLHLSLNGLTSSIYPWLFNFSSSLVHLDLSMTDLNELIPDAFGNMTTLAYLDLSWNELCGSIPDAFGNMTTLAYLDLSLNELRGSIPDAFGDMTTLAHLDLHSNHLNGSIPDAFGNMTSLAYLDLSSNQLEGKITAWMGGSLSDLVVLNLRSNEFNGSIPSSLCQLKQIQMLDLSSNNLSGKIPKCLKNLTAMAQQGSPVLSYVAFYGLDIPHYYVDSTLVQWKGKEQEYKNTLELIKSIDFSSNKLIGEIPIEVTDLVELVSLNLSRNNLIGSIPTTIGQLKLLDFLDLSQNQLNGRIPDTLSQIADLSVLDLSNNTLSGKIPLGTQLQSFDASTYEGNPGLCGPPLLKRCPEDELGGVSFTSGLSSKKEDIQDDANNIWFYGNIVLGFIIGFWGVCGTLLFNSSWRYAYFQFLSKIKDWLYVTTIVNMNRIRRSLQG
- the LOC100247451 gene encoding receptor-like protein EIX2 isoform X1, with amino-acid sequence MATSPFRYFISLFLLLLCFEACLRVGDATVGCRERERQALLHFKQGVVDDDGVLSSWGNGEDKRDCCKWAGVECNNQTGHVIRLDLHDQSLGGKISQLGPSLAELQHLKHLNLSYNDFKGILPTQLGNLSNLQSLDLGSNYGHMSCENLDWLSHLPSLTHLDLSGVYLSKAIHWPQAINKMPSLTELYLSDTQLPPIIPTISISHINSSTSLAVLHLSLNGLTSSIYPWLFNFSSSLVHLDLSMTDLNELIPDAFGNMTTLAYLDLSWNELCGSIPDAFGNMTTLAYLDLSLNELRGSIPDAFGDMTTLAHLDLHSNHLNGSIPDAFGNMTSLAYLDLSSNQLEGEIPKSLTDLCNLQELSRNNLTGLKEKDYLACPNHTLEVLDLSYNQLKGSFPDLSGFSQLRELDLEFNQLNGTLPESIGQLAQLQVLSIRSNSLRGTVSANHLFGLSNLSYLDLSFNSLTFNISLEQVPQFRASGIMLASCKLGPRFPNWLQTQEFFSELDISASGISDVIPNWFWNLTSDLKSLNISNNHISGTLPNLTSYPSYLGMDMSSNCLEGSIPQSVFNARWLDLSKNLFSGISLSCGTPNQPGWGLAHLDLSNNRLSGELPNCWEQWKELIVLNLANNNFSGKIKDSIGLLHGMQTLHLRNNSFTGALPSSLKNCRALRLIDLGKNKLSGKITAWMGGSLSDLVVLNLRSNEFNGSIPSSLCQLKQIQMLDLSSNNLSGKIPKCLKNLTAMAQQGSPVLSYVAFYGLDIPHYYVDSTLVQWKGKEQEYKNTLELIKSIDFSSNKLIGEIPIEVTDLVELVSLNLSRNNLIGSIPTTIGQLKLLDFLDLSQNQLNGRIPDTLSQIADLSVLDLSNNTLSGKIPLGTQLQSFDASTYEGNPGLCGPPLLKRCPEDELGGVSFTSGLSSKKEDIQDDANNIWFYGNIVLGFIIGFWGVCGTLLFNSSWRYAYFQFLSKIKDWLYVTTIVNMNRIRRSLQG
- the LOC100247451 gene encoding receptor-like protein EIX2 isoform X2, with the protein product MATSPFRYFISLFLLLLCFEACLRVGDATVGCRERERQALLHFKQGVVDDDGVLSSWGNGEDKRDCCKWAGVECNNQTGHVIRLDLHDQSLGGKISQLGPSLAELQHLKHLNLSYNDFKGILPTQLGNLSNLQSLDLGSNYGHMSCENLDWLSHLPSLTHLDLSGVYLSKAIHWPQAINKMPSLTELYLSDTQLPPIIPTISISHINSSTSLAVLHLSLNGLTSSIYPWLFNFSSSLVHLDLSMTDLNELIPDAFGNMTTLAYLDLSWNELCGSIPDAFGNMTTLAYLDLSLNELRGSIPDAFGDMTTLAHLDLHSNHLNGSIPDAFGNMTSLAYLDLSSNQLEDVIPNWFWNLTSDLKSLNISNNHISGTLPNLTSYPSYLGMDMSSNCLEGSIPQSVFNARWLDLSKNLFSGISLSCGTPNQPGWGLAHLDLSNNRLSGELPNCWEQWKELIVLNLANNNFSGKIKDSIGLLHGMQTLHLRNNSFTGALPSSLKNCRALRLIDLGKNKLSGKITAWMGGSLSDLVVLNLRSNEFNGSIPSSLCQLKQIQMLDLSSNNLSGKIPKCLKNLTAMAQQGSPVLSYVAFYGLDIPHYYVDSTLVQWKGKEQEYKNTLELIKSIDFSSNKLIGEIPIEVTDLVELVSLNLSRNNLIGSIPTTIGQLKLLDFLDLSQNQLNGRIPDTLSQIADLSVLDLSNNTLSGKIPLGTQLQSFDASTYEGNPGLCGPPLLKRCPEDELGGVSFTSGLSSKKEDIQDDANNIWFYGNIVLGFIIGFWGVCGTLLFNSSWRYAYFQFLSKIKDWLYVTTIVNMNRIRRSLQG